A stretch of Amycolatopsis balhimycina FH 1894 DNA encodes these proteins:
- a CDS encoding CocE/NonD family hydrolase, whose amino-acid sequence MVDVTVEPREIEIITRNGDTVRADVYLPAGGTAPFPVLLGASPYQKALRHLPAAPPVFPFIEYGPMQLYLDQGYAYVAMDVPGTGRSTGTWDPVSRAEGEAIHDVIEHIATLDWAGRIGMIGMSYYCWSQWNAARTRPPHLATIVAFDGATDMYRDWMYQGGIPIQGFLNSWLYGSVLLQHHGNGLPIADNGRGDFINDIYQHPFDDEWQRRRSPFWELDQVDIPVFSIGAWGKASLHLRGNFEGYRRVRGPKRLLITGAQTFAETQRLFFDEDFHRAELLPWYDYHLKGSDNTVMEGPPARFFVQGEQKIGHATDWPPPEAAVAELFLSAEHSGSQTSLNDGLLTDEPPSSGGGATSWSYPDPVWMAGVTTFDSQGVPHHTRRVVTYTTEPFQHDREFTGQGVLHLFASSDQNDMDVMVKLSLLPSEAVPSPVVRVSQGWLRASHRAEDPALTTEMRPFLRHDKPDPIDPGRVYELRIELLPMSVLVRAGDRLRLEISNWESSITEAPMTHWYGQKVGTDTYHHNDVHPSRLRLHERQRIATVQQLS is encoded by the coding sequence ATGGTCGATGTCACGGTCGAACCGCGCGAGATCGAAATCATCACCCGAAACGGCGATACGGTCCGCGCCGACGTCTACCTACCGGCGGGCGGCACCGCACCTTTTCCCGTCCTGCTGGGTGCCTCTCCTTACCAAAAAGCGTTACGCCATCTTCCCGCCGCTCCGCCGGTTTTCCCCTTTATCGAATACGGTCCGATGCAGCTGTATCTCGATCAGGGTTACGCGTACGTCGCCATGGATGTGCCGGGCACGGGGCGTTCAACCGGAACGTGGGACCCGGTCTCGCGAGCCGAAGGCGAAGCAATCCACGATGTGATCGAGCACATCGCCACTCTCGACTGGGCCGGTCGTATCGGCATGATCGGAATGTCGTATTATTGCTGGAGCCAGTGGAACGCCGCCCGCACCCGCCCACCGCACCTCGCCACGATCGTCGCGTTCGACGGCGCGACTGACATGTACCGCGACTGGATGTATCAGGGCGGAATCCCGATCCAGGGCTTCCTCAACAGCTGGCTCTACGGATCAGTGCTGCTGCAGCACCACGGCAACGGGCTGCCGATCGCCGACAACGGGCGCGGCGACTTCATCAATGACATCTATCAGCACCCGTTCGACGACGAATGGCAGCGCCGACGATCACCGTTCTGGGAACTCGACCAGGTCGATATCCCTGTGTTTTCGATCGGTGCATGGGGTAAGGCCTCGCTACACCTGCGCGGCAACTTCGAGGGCTATCGCCGAGTGCGGGGCCCGAAACGCCTCCTCATCACCGGCGCCCAGACCTTCGCCGAGACTCAGCGCCTGTTCTTCGATGAAGACTTCCACCGCGCCGAACTTCTTCCGTGGTACGACTACCACCTCAAAGGCTCCGACAACACCGTGATGGAAGGTCCGCCCGCCCGGTTCTTTGTGCAGGGCGAGCAGAAAATCGGCCATGCCACCGACTGGCCTCCACCAGAGGCCGCCGTCGCGGAGTTATTTCTGTCCGCCGAACACAGCGGTAGTCAGACATCACTCAACGACGGCCTGCTGACCGACGAACCGCCGTCCAGCGGCGGAGGCGCCACGAGCTGGAGTTATCCTGATCCGGTGTGGATGGCCGGCGTCACCACCTTCGACAGCCAAGGCGTGCCGCATCACACGCGGCGAGTGGTCACCTACACCACCGAACCGTTCCAACATGACCGTGAGTTCACAGGTCAAGGCGTACTTCACCTCTTTGCCTCATCCGACCAGAACGACATGGACGTCATGGTCAAACTGTCGCTGCTGCCCTCGGAGGCAGTGCCGTCACCGGTCGTCCGCGTCAGTCAAGGCTGGCTTCGCGCCTCGCATCGCGCCGAAGACCCAGCTCTCACCACGGAGATGCGGCCATTCCTGCGCCACGACAAGCCGGATCCGATCGATCCTGGCCGCGTCTACGAGCTGCGCATCGAGCTCCTGCCCATGTCTGTACTTGTTCGCGCCGGGGACCGGCTACGCCTTGAAATCTCCAACTGGGAGTCCTCGATCACGGAAGCACCGATGACTCACTGGTACGGCCAAAAGGTTGGCACGGACACCTACCACCACAACGACGTTCACCCGTCCCGCCTGCGTCTGCATGAACGGCAACGCATTGCCACTGTCCAACAGCTTTCATAA
- a CDS encoding alpha/beta fold hydrolase produces MQHLPEQFTKHSVVVNGARIAVAVGGTGKPVLLLHGWPQTADAWNKVMGPLAARGWKVIAPDLRGTGDSARATSGYAKDDQAEDMRQLLERLDISTPVRLIGHDIGGMVAFSFARLHPERVARLVLIDLAIPGYGLEQAMDVAHGGKFHFGLFMTPDVPEMLLDGRERNFFKWWFDHLSKAPSNDESVDAATAAYRGRASLTAGFAHYRTLLADGQANRSWGDAGGILSMPVLAVGGEHNAGTRLADALKPVAMDLTPIVIAGSGHFVPEEQPKRLLAVLDSFLGDPEVPHG; encoded by the coding sequence GTGCAACATCTGCCGGAGCAATTCACGAAACACTCAGTCGTCGTCAACGGCGCCCGCATCGCCGTCGCCGTCGGCGGCACCGGGAAACCTGTGCTGCTCCTGCACGGCTGGCCCCAAACCGCCGACGCGTGGAACAAGGTCATGGGCCCCCTCGCCGCGCGCGGTTGGAAGGTAATCGCTCCCGACTTGCGGGGGACCGGTGACTCCGCACGCGCCACCAGCGGTTACGCCAAAGACGACCAAGCCGAAGACATGAGGCAGTTGCTGGAACGCCTGGACATCTCGACGCCAGTGCGACTCATAGGACACGACATCGGCGGCATGGTGGCCTTCAGTTTTGCCCGGCTGCATCCTGAACGCGTCGCCCGGCTGGTGCTCATCGACTTGGCGATTCCGGGCTACGGCCTGGAACAAGCGATGGACGTCGCCCACGGAGGAAAGTTCCACTTCGGGCTCTTCATGACGCCCGACGTTCCAGAAATGCTTCTCGACGGCCGCGAGCGGAACTTTTTCAAGTGGTGGTTCGATCACCTTTCAAAGGCACCTTCCAACGACGAGAGCGTTGACGCCGCCACCGCGGCATACCGCGGGCGTGCAAGCCTCACCGCCGGCTTCGCGCACTACCGCACTTTACTTGCAGACGGGCAGGCCAACCGCAGCTGGGGAGACGCAGGCGGGATCCTATCGATGCCGGTCCTGGCTGTCGGTGGCGAGCACAATGCCGGCACAAGACTGGCCGACGCGCTGAAACCGGTCGCCATGGACCTCACTCCCATCGTGATCGCCGGCAGCGGTCACTTCGTACCCGAAGAGCAGCCCAAGCGACTCCTGGCGGTCCTCGACTCCTTCCTCGGAGATCCGGAGGTCCCACACGGATGA
- a CDS encoding cupin domain-containing protein: protein MSDDWGPPVAPDDPSRRLTIVHPDDPGLEHLGVVDGNYTVLVTAQDTAGRYALMDMLIPPGGGPPLHRHDFEEMFHVLEGEVVFTFRGENRSSARE, encoded by the coding sequence ATGAGTGACGATTGGGGTCCTCCGGTCGCACCCGACGACCCGAGCCGGCGGCTGACGATCGTTCACCCGGACGATCCCGGCCTGGAGCATCTGGGTGTCGTCGACGGCAACTACACCGTGCTGGTGACCGCGCAGGACACCGCAGGCCGGTACGCCCTGATGGACATGCTGATACCGCCCGGCGGCGGGCCGCCACTGCACCGGCACGACTTCGAAGAGATGTTCCACGTTCTCGAGGGCGAGGTCGTCTTCACCTTCCGCGGGGAGAATCGGTCGTCAGCGCGGGAATGA
- a CDS encoding TetR/AcrR family transcriptional regulator, with protein sequence MSSGDLGRDTDNPRRPGATPAGPGPTLPDAVRRGRGRRPAQQVRTDILDAAGRLLLAEGMAAFTIERVAAIAGTSKMTIYKWWPSKGALALEGYASKVDDMLAVPDTGDIEADLTTQLLTYVRLLRDTPAGRVVAELIGEAQTDPELVKAFRRVYADPRRAVGRAALQTAQRRGQVRADVNLDTLMEQLWGACLYRLMARADLLTDDFARDLVRNVMGGVRCDRS encoded by the coding sequence ATGTCAAGCGGCGACCTCGGCAGGGATACGGATAACCCTCGCCGTCCCGGCGCAACGCCTGCCGGCCCAGGTCCCACGCTGCCGGACGCAGTGCGGCGGGGCCGTGGACGCCGCCCAGCGCAGCAGGTACGCACAGACATCCTCGACGCGGCCGGACGCCTGCTGCTCGCCGAGGGCATGGCCGCCTTCACCATCGAGCGGGTCGCCGCGATAGCCGGAACCAGCAAAATGACCATCTACAAGTGGTGGCCGTCCAAAGGAGCGCTCGCCTTGGAGGGCTACGCGTCGAAGGTCGACGACATGCTCGCCGTTCCGGACACCGGCGACATCGAGGCCGACCTCACGACACAGCTTTTGACCTATGTGCGCTTGCTTCGTGACACCCCCGCCGGGAGAGTAGTCGCCGAGTTGATCGGCGAGGCGCAGACAGACCCTGAGCTGGTCAAAGCGTTCCGTCGGGTCTATGCCGACCCGCGCCGCGCTGTGGGCCGCGCCGCACTGCAGACGGCTCAGCGCCGAGGTCAGGTTCGCGCCGACGTCAACCTCGACACATTGATGGAACAACTGTGGGGCGCATGCCTGTACCGGTTGATGGCCCGGGCCGACTTGCTCACCGACGACTTTGCCCGTGACTTGGTCCGCAACGTGATGGGCGGCGTCCGGTGCGACCGATCGTAA
- a CDS encoding HdeD family acid-resistance protein — MTSFAAFSVVEPRKAAPLVAVRGGFAVLFGLFALIWPGATVLVLAILYGVYAIVDGIGGLMQAFRPGDAGHRAAYGILGALGIVAGVLVLVWPGITVLLLALLVGLWAIVTGIAEIAAAIRLRKQIQGEAFLIAAGAISVLAGILIVINPIAGAYGIALLVGIYALLYGIVLLVLAFRLRKLADTTPAA, encoded by the coding sequence ATGACCTCCTTCGCAGCGTTCTCCGTCGTCGAACCCCGCAAAGCGGCGCCGCTGGTGGCCGTCCGCGGCGGGTTCGCCGTGCTCTTCGGCCTCTTCGCGCTGATCTGGCCCGGCGCCACCGTGCTCGTCCTCGCGATCCTGTACGGCGTGTACGCGATCGTCGACGGCATCGGCGGCCTGATGCAGGCCTTCCGCCCGGGCGACGCCGGACACCGCGCGGCCTACGGCATCCTCGGCGCGCTCGGCATCGTCGCCGGCGTCCTGGTGCTGGTCTGGCCGGGGATCACGGTGCTCCTGCTGGCCCTGCTGGTCGGCCTGTGGGCGATCGTCACGGGGATCGCCGAGATCGCCGCGGCGATCCGGCTGCGCAAGCAGATCCAGGGCGAGGCGTTCCTCATCGCGGCCGGCGCGATCTCGGTGCTCGCGGGCATCCTCATCGTGATCAACCCGATCGCCGGCGCGTACGGCATCGCGCTGCTCGTCGGGATCTACGCGCTGCTCTACGGGATCGTGCTGCTGGTGCTGGCCTTCCGGCTCCGCAAACTGGCGGACACCACGCCCGCCGCGTGA
- a CDS encoding ribonuclease Z encodes MSTRELVVLGTASQVPTRHRNQNGYLLRWDGEGILFDPGEGTQRQMLRAGVAATDITRICVTHFHGDHSLGLPGVIQRLSLDKVAHPVHAHFPASGAHYFERMRHATSFYEQADLREHPIAEDGPIVTGKVALEARRLSHPVEAFGYRLVEPDGRTMLPERLRERGITGPDVGRLQRAGRLGDTSLEDVSELRRGQRFAFVMDTRLCDAVYALSENADMLVIEATFLAEDTRLAEDFGHLTARQAARVAAESGVRQLVLTHFSQRYPDPARFLEEAKAEFDGEIVVAEDLERVQVPKRRSSPAGHRAP; translated from the coding sequence GTGTCGACCCGCGAACTGGTGGTGCTGGGCACCGCGAGCCAGGTGCCCACACGCCACCGCAACCAGAACGGCTACCTCCTCCGCTGGGACGGCGAGGGGATCCTCTTCGACCCCGGCGAAGGCACGCAACGGCAGATGCTGCGGGCCGGCGTCGCCGCCACGGACATCACGCGGATCTGCGTCACGCACTTCCACGGCGACCACAGCCTCGGCCTGCCCGGGGTGATCCAGCGGCTGTCGCTGGACAAGGTGGCGCACCCGGTCCACGCCCACTTCCCGGCGTCCGGCGCGCACTACTTCGAGCGGATGCGGCACGCGACATCGTTCTACGAGCAGGCGGACCTGCGGGAACACCCGATCGCCGAGGACGGCCCGATCGTCACCGGGAAGGTGGCTCTCGAAGCGCGGCGGCTGAGTCACCCGGTCGAAGCGTTCGGCTACCGCCTGGTCGAGCCGGACGGCCGGACCATGCTGCCCGAGCGGCTCCGCGAACGCGGCATCACCGGGCCGGACGTCGGCCGGTTGCAGCGCGCGGGCCGCCTCGGGGACACCAGCCTCGAGGACGTCAGCGAGCTGCGGCGCGGCCAGCGGTTCGCGTTCGTGATGGACACCCGGCTGTGCGACGCGGTGTACGCCCTCAGCGAAAACGCCGACATGCTCGTGATCGAGGCGACGTTCCTCGCCGAGGACACCCGGCTCGCCGAGGACTTCGGTCACCTGACCGCGCGGCAGGCCGCGCGTGTCGCCGCGGAAAGCGGTGTCCGGCAGCTCGTGCTGACCCACTTCTCGCAGCGCTACCCCGATCCCGCGCGGTTCCTGGAGGAGGCGAAAGCCGAATTCGACGGGGAGATCGTGGTGGCCGAGGACCTGGAGCGGGTCCAGGTGCCGAAAAGGCGTTCCTCCCCGGCGGGGCACCGGGCGCCGTAG
- a CDS encoding response regulator produces MSQPILMTVDDDPAVSRSVARDLRRRYGKDYRVIRADSGADALDALREIKLRGDAVAAILADYRMPQMDGIAFLEKAMDLFPHARRALLTAYADTDAAIQAINVVDVDHYLLKPWDPPEEKLYPVIDALVETWKAVGDKPVEEVKLIGHRYNSPSFHLRDFLARNAVPYRWYSVDDDEGARILQAAEATEKDIPVVVTPDGTVLKQPTGGEIADAVGLSTRPAQEFYDLVVIGGGPAGLGAAVYGASEGLRTVLVEKKATGGQAGTSSRIENYLGFPDGVSGAQLTDRARRQAQKFGAEVLTARDVVGLEARGSSRVITFGDGSEIAAHSVILASGVNYRALDAEGIEELSGRGVYYGSAATEAPECKGEHVYIVGGANSAGQAAVFFSRHASDVTILVRGASLETSMSHYLIEQIAGIENIHVRTHTTVKQVHGDGHLERITLCENGVTETVESGHLFIFIGAAPRTDWLGEDIHRDEHGFVCTGPDLLSAGQRPARWPLDRDPHYLESSIPGVFVAGDVRSQSVKRVASAVGEGAMAVTLVHRYLEEQ; encoded by the coding sequence GTGAGCCAGCCGATCCTGATGACCGTCGACGACGATCCCGCCGTGTCCCGCTCGGTCGCCCGCGACCTGCGGCGGCGCTACGGGAAGGACTACCGCGTCATCCGCGCCGACTCCGGCGCCGACGCCCTCGACGCGCTGCGCGAGATCAAGCTGCGCGGCGACGCCGTCGCGGCGATCCTCGCCGACTACCGGATGCCGCAGATGGACGGGATCGCCTTCCTCGAGAAGGCGATGGACCTGTTCCCGCACGCCCGCCGCGCCCTGCTGACCGCCTACGCCGACACCGACGCCGCGATCCAGGCGATCAACGTCGTCGACGTCGACCACTATTTGCTCAAGCCGTGGGACCCGCCGGAGGAGAAGCTCTACCCGGTGATCGACGCGCTGGTCGAGACGTGGAAAGCCGTCGGCGACAAGCCGGTCGAAGAGGTCAAGCTCATCGGCCACCGGTACAACTCGCCGTCGTTCCACCTGCGCGACTTCCTCGCCCGCAACGCGGTTCCGTACCGCTGGTACTCCGTCGACGACGACGAAGGCGCTCGGATCCTGCAGGCCGCGGAGGCCACGGAAAAGGACATCCCGGTGGTCGTCACCCCGGACGGGACCGTCCTCAAGCAGCCGACCGGCGGCGAGATCGCCGACGCGGTCGGCTTGTCGACCCGCCCGGCGCAGGAGTTCTACGACCTCGTCGTGATCGGCGGCGGACCCGCCGGCCTCGGCGCCGCGGTGTACGGCGCGTCCGAAGGCCTGCGCACGGTGCTCGTCGAGAAAAAGGCCACCGGCGGGCAGGCCGGCACGAGTTCGCGCATCGAGAACTACCTCGGTTTCCCGGACGGCGTTTCCGGCGCGCAGCTGACCGACCGGGCGCGGCGCCAGGCGCAGAAGTTCGGCGCCGAGGTGCTGACCGCGCGCGACGTCGTCGGCCTCGAGGCCCGCGGCTCGTCGCGGGTGATCACCTTCGGCGACGGCAGCGAGATCGCCGCGCACTCGGTGATCCTCGCCAGCGGTGTCAACTACCGCGCCCTGGACGCCGAGGGCATCGAGGAGCTGAGCGGCCGCGGCGTCTACTACGGCTCGGCCGCGACCGAGGCGCCCGAGTGCAAGGGCGAGCACGTCTACATCGTCGGCGGCGCCAACTCCGCCGGGCAGGCCGCGGTGTTCTTCTCCCGGCACGCCAGCGACGTGACGATCCTGGTGCGCGGCGCGTCCCTGGAGACGTCGATGTCGCACTACCTGATCGAGCAGATCGCCGGCATCGAGAACATCCACGTCCGCACGCACACCACGGTCAAGCAGGTCCACGGTGACGGCCACCTCGAGCGGATCACGCTGTGCGAGAACGGCGTCACCGAGACGGTCGAGAGCGGGCACCTGTTCATCTTCATCGGCGCCGCCCCGCGCACCGACTGGCTCGGCGAGGACATCCACCGCGACGAGCACGGCTTCGTGTGCACCGGCCCCGACCTGCTGTCGGCCGGGCAGCGGCCGGCCAGGTGGCCGCTCGACCGTGATCCGCACTACCTCGAGTCGTCGATCCCCGGCGTGTTCGTGGCCGGTGACGTGCGGTCCCAGTCGGTCAAGCGGGTGGCGTCCGCGGTCGGCGAGGGCGCGATGGCCGTGACGCTGGTACACCGGTACCTGGAGGAACAATGA
- a CDS encoding ATP-binding protein → MSALPREELRGLFLFEHLSEEQLDWVAGNAVLEEYEGDSTIISEGGEASCFYVLLGGAIRMTRLVSGTEVETNRSDQRGAYFGATQFFVHQEGEHRFGTTVRALSDVTLLTLPSKEFSVEFRKWFPMATHLLEGMYLGWRNSDTVIGSRRRLLALGELSAGLTHELNNPAAAAVRATSALRERVAGMRHKLAFLAKKDIEPELLYQLIDVQERLVKQVAQAEKLTAMQQADREDEIGDWFDDRGIDGGWDLADIYVRAGLTTSDLDNVLEQVGDTFIEGAVRWLAYALETEMLMGEIEDSTTRISALVGKAKQYSQMDRAPHQWVDVHDGLDSTLVMLAGKIGPGIRVVKEYDRTLPKIPAYPAELNQVWTNVIDNALGAMKGEGTLTLRTWGQNDQVRVEIGDTGPGIPEDIKPRIFEPFFTTKPVGEGTGLGLDISWKIVVERHQGDLRVESEPGNTRFEVCLPTVEQASL, encoded by the coding sequence ATGAGCGCACTGCCGCGGGAAGAGCTTCGCGGGCTCTTCCTGTTCGAACACCTTTCCGAAGAACAGCTCGACTGGGTCGCCGGCAACGCCGTGCTCGAGGAGTACGAAGGCGACTCGACGATCATCAGCGAGGGCGGCGAAGCGTCCTGCTTCTACGTCCTGCTGGGCGGCGCGATCCGGATGACGCGCCTGGTCAGCGGCACCGAGGTGGAGACCAACCGGTCCGACCAGCGCGGCGCCTACTTCGGCGCGACGCAGTTCTTCGTGCACCAGGAGGGCGAGCACCGGTTCGGTACGACGGTCCGGGCCCTGTCCGACGTCACGCTGCTCACGCTGCCGTCGAAGGAGTTCTCCGTCGAGTTCCGCAAGTGGTTCCCGATGGCGACCCACCTGCTGGAAGGCATGTACCTCGGCTGGCGCAACAGCGACACCGTGATCGGCTCGCGCCGCCGCCTGCTCGCCCTCGGCGAACTCTCGGCGGGCCTGACGCACGAGCTGAACAACCCGGCCGCGGCCGCCGTCCGGGCGACGTCCGCCCTGCGCGAACGCGTCGCCGGGATGCGGCACAAGCTCGCCTTCCTGGCGAAGAAGGACATCGAGCCGGAGCTGCTCTACCAGCTCATCGACGTCCAGGAACGCCTGGTCAAGCAGGTCGCGCAGGCGGAGAAGCTGACCGCGATGCAGCAGGCCGACCGCGAGGACGAGATCGGCGACTGGTTCGACGACCGCGGCATCGACGGCGGCTGGGACCTCGCCGACATCTACGTCCGCGCCGGGCTCACCACGTCGGACCTGGACAACGTCCTGGAGCAGGTCGGCGACACCTTCATCGAAGGCGCCGTCCGCTGGCTCGCCTACGCGCTCGAGACCGAGATGCTGATGGGTGAGATCGAGGATTCGACGACGCGCATCTCCGCGCTGGTCGGCAAGGCCAAGCAGTACTCCCAGATGGACCGGGCGCCGCACCAGTGGGTCGACGTCCACGACGGGCTCGACTCCACGCTCGTCATGCTCGCGGGCAAGATCGGCCCCGGGATCCGCGTCGTCAAGGAGTACGACCGCACCCTGCCGAAGATCCCGGCCTACCCGGCCGAGCTGAACCAGGTCTGGACGAACGTCATCGACAACGCCCTCGGCGCGATGAAGGGCGAGGGCACGCTGACGCTGCGCACCTGGGGCCAGAACGATCAGGTGCGCGTCGAGATCGGCGACACCGGCCCCGGCATCCCCGAGGACATCAAGCCGCGGATCTTCGAGCCGTTCTTCACGACCAAGCCGGTCGGCGAGGGCACCGGGCTGGGCCTGGACATCTCGTGGAAGATCGTCGTCGAACGCCACCAGGGTGACCTGCGCGTCGAGTCCGAGCCGGGGAACACCCGCTTCGAGGTCTGCCTGCCGACGGTCGAGCAGGCCTCGCTCTGA